From one Sciurus carolinensis chromosome 9, mSciCar1.2, whole genome shotgun sequence genomic stretch:
- the Camk2n2 gene encoding calcium/calmodulin-dependent protein kinase II inhibitor 2: MSEILPYSEDKMGRFGADPEGSDLSFSCRLQDTNSFFAGNQAKRPPKLGQIGRAKRVVIEDDRIDDVLKGMGEKPPSGV; this comes from the exons ATGTCCGAGATCCTACCCTACAGCGAGGACAAGATGGGCCGCTTCGGCGCAGACCCTGAGGGCTCCGACCTCTCCTTCAGCTGCCGCCTGCAGGACACCAACTCCTTCTTCGCGGGCAACCAGGCCAAGCGACCCCCCAAGCTGGGCCAGATCGGCCGAGCCAAGCGAG TGGTGATCGAGGATGACCGGATAGACGACGTGCTGAAGGGGATGGGGGAGAAGCCGCCGTCCGGAGTGTAG